In Sorghum bicolor cultivar BTx623 chromosome 10, Sorghum_bicolor_NCBIv3, whole genome shotgun sequence, one genomic interval encodes:
- the LOC8063801 gene encoding cytoplasmic 60S subunit biogenesis factor REI1 homolog 1 codes for MPTVTCNACNTGFDDEEQQRLHYRSEWHRYNLKRKVAGVPGVTEALFLARQAALAEGSKPASTPMLYSCALCGKEYRSSKAHEQHLNSRSHLLKASQEPNASIAGITIVKPLPERVPRKAPSAVEEDEDDDEEEEWVEVDPNEMEVADESTSNMQEDEESSKSDDEMADLEELDISSCFMCDLKHDTIEDCMVHMHKKHGFFIPDSEYLKDPSGLLTYVGLKVKRDFICLYCNDRCQPFFSLEAVRKHMEAKGHCKLRYGDGGDDEDADLEDFYDYSSSYVDAEGKQLVAVDESNNNIELGTGGSELVITNKSEKGTRVRTLGSREFIRYYRQKPRPSVATDRALALSLASSYKNMGLVTVQSKEQMVRLKVLRAMNKTGVETMRNKIGMKSNVIRNLPKNCPY; via the exons ATGCCGACGGTTACCTGCAACGCGTGCAACACGGggttcgacgacgaggagcagcAGCGGCTCCACTACCGCTCCGAATGGCACCGCTACAACCTCAAGCGCAAG GTGGCTGGAGTTCCTGGTGTCACAGAGGCTTTGTTTCTGGCTAGGCAAGCTGCTTTGGCGGAGGGGAGCAAGCCTGCAAGCACCCCAATGCTTTACAGCTGTGCCCTTTGTGGAAAGGAGTACAGGAGCTCCAAAGCTCATGAGCAGCATCTTAACTCACGATCACATCTTTTGAAAGCCTCTCAGGAGCCCAATGCCTCTATTGCTGGTATCACAATAGTCAAGCCACTTCCTGAACGAGTCCCACGCAAAGCTCCATCTGCAGTTGAGGAAGAtgaagacgacgacgaggaggaagaGTGGGTTGAAGTTGACCCAAATGAGATGGAGGTGGCTGATGAGTCTACTTCAAACATGCAAGAAGATGAGGAGTCCTCCAAATCTGATGATGAGATGGCTGATCTTGAAGAGTTGGATATCTCGTCATGTTTCATGTGTGATCTGAAGCATGATACCATAGAAGACTGCATGGTCCATATGCATAAGAAGCATGGGTTTTTCATACCTGACAGTGAATACTTGAAGGATCCCAGTGGTCTTCTTACTTATGTCGGATTGAAG GTGAAGCGTGATTTTATCTGCCTCTACTGCAATGACAGATGCCAGCCCTTCTTCAGTCTAGAGGCTGTCAGGAAACATATGGAGGCAAAGGGGCATTGCAAGTTGCGGTATGGAGATGGTggagatgatgaagatgctgacCTCGAGGATTTCTATGATTACAGCAGCAG TTATGTTGATGCAGAAGGCAAGCAATTGGTTGCTGTTGATGAGTCTAACAACAACATTGAGCTGGGAACCGGTGGGTCTGAGCTAGTAATAACAAACAAGAGTGAGAAAGGCACACGGGTCAGAACCCTTGGTTCTAGGGAATTTATCCGCTACTATCGCCAGAAACCACGGCCTTCTGTCGCAACAGACCGTGCACTTGCACTTTCACTGGCTTCCAG CTACAAGAACATGGGTTTGGTGACAGTTCAGTCTAAGGAGCAGATGGTAAGGCTGAAAGTTCTCCGTGCAATGAACAAGACCGGGGTCGAGACGATGCGGAACAAGATTGGGATGAAGAGCAATGTGATCCGGAACCTCCCTAAGAACTGCCCGTATTAG
- the LOC110430882 gene encoding replication protein A 32 kDa subunit C-like isoform X1, producing MAAAGPASSYFAGSAILPSQRAAAAPDNSAVVTSSPAKSRDPRFSGCAPTTVRHIARSFAAADATGGGDPVIYIDGVDATNVWILGRVVSVVNMEAGVSFTLDDGTGRIPLVRWITDDIDAKEVSFVQYVYLMNGLYLKVQVTLVGFRAKQHGFARSIRPVTNFNEVVLHFIESMYVHLVNVWPKTQGQFPRTVQANASTHEMQAQVAHTVQTNAPAYMPFSGGVREHQVGFGPDVNQGRFPSSVQTNTSTHVPFSGGVREQQVHFTPQPNQFSAYPGTGGQQHDLQNMVLEVMQQPDILALENGVHVDEVARRLGMSRAQIMVTAQRLVDLACLYSTIDDYHFKSLLNG from the exons ATGGCCGCCGCGGGCCCGGCCTCTTCCTACTTCGCCGGCTCGGCCATCCTGCCGTCGCagcgcgccgccgcggcgcccgACAATTCCGCCGTCGTCACCTCTTCTCCGGCCAAG TCGCGTGACCCCCGCTTCTCCGGATGCGCCCCCACCACCGTGCGTCACATCGCCCGCTCCTTCGCCGCCGCCGATGCCACTGGTGGCGGGGACCCTGTCATCTACATCGacggcgtcgacgccaccaac GTTTGGATTCTGGGGAGGGTGGTGAGCGTGGTGAACATGGAGGCTGGCGTGTCATTCACGCTGGACGATGGCACCGGGAGGATCCCGCTTGTGCGGTG GATCACTGACGATATTGATGCTAAGGAAGTGTCTTTCGTCCAGTATGTATATCTGAT GAATGGTTTATACCTCAAGGTTCAAGTTACTCTCGTAGGGTTTCGAGCTAAGCAGCATGGTTTTGCTCGCTCTATTAG GCCTGTTACCAATTTCAATGAAGTGGTGCTGCACTTCATTGAGTCTATGTATGTGCATTTGGTAAATGTCTGGCCAAAG ACGCAAGGTCAATTCCCTCGCACTGTTCAAGCAAATGCGTCTACTCACGAGATGCAAGCTCAAGTCGCTCACACAGTTcaaacaaatgcacctgcttaTATGCCCTTCTCTGGTGGAGTAAGAGAGCACCAAGTTGGTTTTGGTCCTGATGTAAACCAAGGGCGATTCCCTTCATCAGTTCAAACAAACACATCTACTCATGTACCCTTTTCTGGTGGAGTTAGAGAACAACAAGTTCACTTTACTCCTCAACCAAACCAA TTTTCAGCTTACCCAGGTACTGGTGGACAACAGCATGATCTACAGAATATGGTTTTGGAGGTTATGCAACAACCAGATATACT TGCACTTGAAAATGGAGTACATGTTGATGAAGTGGCAAGGAGACTTGGAATGTCAAGAGCACAAATTAT GGTCACCGCCCAGCGTCTGGTTGATTTGGCCTGCCTCTATTCCACTATTGATGACTATCATTTCAAGTCTCTTTTAAATGGTTGA
- the LOC110430882 gene encoding replication protein A 32 kDa subunit C-like isoform X2: MAAAGPASSYFAGSAILPSQRAAAAPDNSAVVTSSPAKSRDPRFSGCAPTTVRHIARSFAAADATGGGDPVIYIDGVDATNVWILGRVVSVVNMEAGVSFTLDDGTGRIPLVRWITDDIDAKEVSFVQNGLYLKVQVTLVGFRAKQHGFARSIRPVTNFNEVVLHFIESMYVHLVNVWPKTQGQFPRTVQANASTHEMQAQVAHTVQTNAPAYMPFSGGVREHQVGFGPDVNQGRFPSSVQTNTSTHVPFSGGVREQQVHFTPQPNQFSAYPGTGGQQHDLQNMVLEVMQQPDILALENGVHVDEVARRLGMSRAQIMVTAQRLVDLACLYSTIDDYHFKSLLNG; this comes from the exons ATGGCCGCCGCGGGCCCGGCCTCTTCCTACTTCGCCGGCTCGGCCATCCTGCCGTCGCagcgcgccgccgcggcgcccgACAATTCCGCCGTCGTCACCTCTTCTCCGGCCAAG TCGCGTGACCCCCGCTTCTCCGGATGCGCCCCCACCACCGTGCGTCACATCGCCCGCTCCTTCGCCGCCGCCGATGCCACTGGTGGCGGGGACCCTGTCATCTACATCGacggcgtcgacgccaccaac GTTTGGATTCTGGGGAGGGTGGTGAGCGTGGTGAACATGGAGGCTGGCGTGTCATTCACGCTGGACGATGGCACCGGGAGGATCCCGCTTGTGCGGTG GATCACTGACGATATTGATGCTAAGGAAGTGTCTTTCGTCCA GAATGGTTTATACCTCAAGGTTCAAGTTACTCTCGTAGGGTTTCGAGCTAAGCAGCATGGTTTTGCTCGCTCTATTAG GCCTGTTACCAATTTCAATGAAGTGGTGCTGCACTTCATTGAGTCTATGTATGTGCATTTGGTAAATGTCTGGCCAAAG ACGCAAGGTCAATTCCCTCGCACTGTTCAAGCAAATGCGTCTACTCACGAGATGCAAGCTCAAGTCGCTCACACAGTTcaaacaaatgcacctgcttaTATGCCCTTCTCTGGTGGAGTAAGAGAGCACCAAGTTGGTTTTGGTCCTGATGTAAACCAAGGGCGATTCCCTTCATCAGTTCAAACAAACACATCTACTCATGTACCCTTTTCTGGTGGAGTTAGAGAACAACAAGTTCACTTTACTCCTCAACCAAACCAA TTTTCAGCTTACCCAGGTACTGGTGGACAACAGCATGATCTACAGAATATGGTTTTGGAGGTTATGCAACAACCAGATATACT TGCACTTGAAAATGGAGTACATGTTGATGAAGTGGCAAGGAGACTTGGAATGTCAAGAGCACAAATTAT GGTCACCGCCCAGCGTCTGGTTGATTTGGCCTGCCTCTATTCCACTATTGATGACTATCATTTCAAGTCTCTTTTAAATGGTTGA